The following coding sequences lie in one Oncorhynchus gorbuscha isolate QuinsamMale2020 ecotype Even-year linkage group LG10, OgorEven_v1.0, whole genome shotgun sequence genomic window:
- the sptssa gene encoding serine palmitoyltransferase small subunit A: MAFEDVWKKISWLYYQYILVTALYMLEPWERAIFNSILISVAGMAVYTGYVFMPQHIMAILQYFEMVQ, encoded by the exons ATGGCGTTTGAAGATGTCTGGAAGAAAATCTCCTGGTTGTATTACCAGTATATTCTCGTCACGGCTTTATACATGTTGGAACCTTGGGAGAGAGCAATCTTCA actccaTCCTGATATCTGTAGCAGGGATGGCTGTGTACACTGGCTACGTGTTCATGCCTCAGCACATCATGGCCATACTACAGTACTTTGAGATGGTTCAATGA